In Microbulbifer agarilyticus, the DNA window ACACCGGAAATACCTAGGCCGTTATTTCCCTCGGCACCAATAATTCCTGCAACGTGGGTACCGTGGCTGTCGGTATCCATGGGATCGGCGTCTTTGTTGGCAAAGTCATAGCCGTGTACATCATCAACGAAGCCATTGCCGTCATCGTCGATACCGTTATTGGGGATTTCTCCCTCGTTAACCCACATGTTCGCGGCTAAATCGGGGTGCGTGTAATCAATGCCAGTATCAATTACGGCGACTACAATATCTTCCGCGGAATAGCGAATGGACCAGCCCAACTCCGCATCGATGTCTGCACCTGAGGTACCGTCATCCTGTCCGGTGTTATGTAGCCCCCACAGCGCCGGTGACAAGTCGTTGGGTAGCGATTGCAGCTGGAATGCTGCGTTCGGAGCGACATATTCAATATCTGGATTATTTCTTAATGCCTCGAAGCTGGCGCCGGCTCTGGTGGCGTTCCCAAAGGTAACCAGTTGCCACGAGGCAAGCTGCTGGTTGAATGCCTGTAAATACTTCACCGGTGAGTAGACCGACTGGGTGGAAGTAAATTCATAGGGCTGCAAAATCTGGTTCCAGAGATTGCTGGTCGATCCTTCGCGAAACTTTACTAAAAGTTGGCGGCTGGCCAGGTTCGTCGTTGAGTCGGAGAGAGGGTTGGAGACAAATTGTGGAATCGTTGGCTGGTCTGTCACAGCGTTGAGCTGAGAGGAAAAAAATTGGAGAAAAGTGATCAAGCACAGCGTAGAAGATAATCGCATGTCATACTCCCTTTTAATGACAGTTGCTTAGTGCTAGTGCGCTTCAGAGTTGCTCGTTAACCATCTTGCTTCCCTTTTGAGGCACGCGAAATCTCTCATGATCGCGGCGCCATTATATTCTCGCGGGGTCTTTTTACCCTGAGACCTTCGTATCTCATGCTTAAGTTGTAGAACGACCGATCAAATATGTATTTGAATGGGGGAGGGCCTTCTCTTAGTAATTTGGTGAAGGCTGGATTGGATTGGTTGCGCCGATAATGAACTTTCGGTTGAAAGGTCGGGAGTGCGGTGGGGAAATTGACTAGGGAAAATAGAGGCCCGATACATAAAGTACGTATCGGGCCTGCGGTTTAAATGCCGTAGTTATTGCTTGGTGTCAACCGCTCTGCTTTCTAGCTGGCCTTTGCCAAGCAGGTCCAAGTAGAACGCATACTCTAGAGCGCGTTCCTTGTTGCGGCGGAAACGGCCAGAGGAACCACCGTGCCCGGCTTCCATATTGGTATGGAACAGGAGTTGGTTATCATCGGTTTTCAGATCACGCAGTTTCGCCACCCACTTCATGGGTTCAAAGTACTGCACTTGAGAGTCGTGCAGTCCAGTGGTTACCAGCATGCTCGGGTAGTCTTGCTCTTTTACCTGATCGTAGGGCGAGTAAGACAGCATGTAGTCGTAGCTATCTTTGTTGTTCGGGTTACCCCACTCATCGTACTCATTGACGGTCAGCGGGATGGACTCATCCAGCATGGTGGTGACCACATCCACGAAGGGTACTTTGGCGGTAATGCCGCGGTAGAGGTCGGGCTCCATATTCACCACGGCACCCATTAGCAGGCCACCGGCACTGCCACCCGACGCAAAGACCTTATCCGAAGCAGCATATTTCTGCTCAACCAGACCTTTGGTTACATCAATGAAGTCGGTAAAGGTGTTCTTCTTGTTGAACATCTTGCCCTCTTCATACCAGGGACGTCCCAGCTTTTGGCTACCGCGAATATGGGCGATGGAGAATACAAAGCCGCGGTCCAACAGGGAGAAGATGCTGGGAATAAATACAGGGTCAATGGTGTTGCCGTAGGACCCGTAGCCGTACTGCAGCATCGGGTGGGAACCGTCTTTCTTGAACAGGTCTTTACGGTAAACCAGAGACACCGGAATCTCTTTGCCATCCCGCGCAGTAATACTAATACCTTCCGCCTGGTAGCGGCTGCGGTCGAAGTCACCGAGAACCTTGTCCTGCTTCAGCAGTTTGAGATCGCCAGTCAGCAGGTCTGCATCGTAAATTGTGCTGGGTGTGGTGAGGCTGGAATAGGAAATACGCACGGCATCGGCGGATACTTCCGGATTGCGGCTCAGAGACAATTGGTAGACGGGGTCGTTAAACCCGACTTCAAAATCATCCTCATTCGACAAGCCGATAATGCGCAATGCGGACTGGCCATCGGCCCGTTCGACCACGGCGAGTCGGCCCTCAAAGGTGGTGAAGTCCTCCAGCAGCACATTTTTCCGGTGCGGGATGACTTCTTCCCACTGGGACTTGTCGCCAACCGTATCCGCATTTGCCTTCATCAGGCGGAAGTTTTCTGCCTGCCAGTTCGTCTGGATAAAAAACTCTTCGCCCAGTTTCTGCACAAAGTATTCATGCTTGGGTTCGAGAGGGTGCAGTGGCTGGAACTCGCCATCAGGTGTATCGGCATCCAGTGCGGAAACACCTTTCACCAGCGTGGAGTAGTGATGGATGTACACCATTGAGCCATCGCGAGACTTGGATATGAAGGTGTAGAAGGTGTTGTCTTTCTCTTCGTAAACGATCTGGTCTTCGCTTTGTGGGGTACCCAGCTTGTGTCGCTTGACCTGATAGCCGAGCAGGGTCTGCGGGTCCTTATTGATGTAGAACACGGTCTGGTTATCGTTCGCCCAGACGACGGTGCCTTCGGCATTCTCCAGCTGGTCGTCCAGCAGTTTGCCGGTGTTCAGGTCTTTGAAGCGAATGGTGTAAATACGGCGGCCGACTTTGTCTTCCGGGTAGGCGAGCAGTGTGTTGTTTGGGGAGACCGCTGTCTGTGCCACATTGAAGTAGGATTCGCCCTCTGCCAGTGTATTCACATTGAGCAGTATTTCTTCTGCAGCTTCCAGGCTACCTTTCTTGCGCGCATGGATCGGATACTCACCGTCGGATTCATAGCGCGAGTAGTACCAATAGCCGCGTACCTGCACCGGTACCGAGGACTTGTCTTTTTCCAACCGCCCGACCATTTCTTCGTAGAGGGCGTCTTGCAGCGGTTTGGTGTGCTGCATTATCTGGTCCACGTAACTGTTCTCAGCCTCCAGGTGCGCCAGCATTTCCGGGTCGCTACGGGAGTCGTCGCGCATCCAATAATAGGGGTCGACACGCTCGTGGCCGTGGATCGCCATTTTGTGCGGGACCTTCTTTGCCACAGGTGCGGCGACTTTAGGTGCCAGTGCGCTGGTGTCAGGGGAGGTGGGTTTGTTCTCGTCGGCGGGCTTGCCACAGCCAGTGGCCAGTATCGTCATAGCTAGTACTGCTATTTGGGGCTTCATAGCATCTCCGGTGGATGATTATCGTTATACCGCGTACCGCTGTATCCTATAACAGTTCCAGTATCTATGGATATTCGCTGCGGCAAAGCGAGGTTGTGAGGGGATACGGGCGCAAGTTACTTCTTGAGGCGTGATGCTGAGAAGCAACTAACCTAACATCGATATGAATATCTATTTTTCCCCACTGGCGGTTCTAGCGCTTTCCGTGATTATCGTCACGCTTCCTTTCTGGCCGGTTTTCCAGCGGCAGGGGCACCCGCCAATACTGAGTGTATCCGCCGGTGTTGGCATTACGTATGTATTTCTCGCGGTGCTTCCCAAGATGGCGATTGTTCAGGCTTCCCTTGGCGGCAAGGTGGACGATGGGTCTATCTTGCCGGTGGAGCGCCACGTATACCTTGGGGCTCTTGCCGGTTTTGTCATCTTTCTCTTTATTGCCAATAAGGGGTTTTCAGAGCGTGCTCAGGCACCAGGGTCGAGACTGACCATCGGCGAAATCATCGTTCTCGTTGTTTTCTCCGTGTATTTCGCACAGATTGGATTCTTGTTGGGGGAATGGCCCAGCGGGTCACTACTCGGGTATTTCGCCTTAAGCTGCGCGATAGGGATGCACTTTATTGGTATTAATTATCATTTGTGGCAACGATATCCATGCCGCTATTCCCGCTTATTCCGCTGGTTTTTTTCTTGCAGTTTGATTATTGGCTGGCTCGCTGCCGGCTTTGCGGACAAGGTTGGTGAGTTTGTGAAGCTTTCATCCATGTTTGTGGCAGGCGGGATCATTATCACTGCCATCCGTGAAGAAATACCCAGCCAGAGTGACGCCAACATCCTTTACTTCTTGGCCTCAGTAGTGGCGACAACGGCATTCGTTTTGTTCGCTGAAATCGTTCTGCTCAGATAAAACGCACCATCAAGCTGTGCATTGTGACTTGTTTCGGTTGCGCCACAGCAGTGGTGAGGGTAGTGGTGCCAGCCTCGTATGGCGGGGGGGCGGCAAAATATAGATAATGCCGCGCATTCTCGGCCCAGAGCCTCTGAACCTCCTAGATTCCGGAATTACCCATGGAAATCAGCGTCAACTTCCTCGATAACCTCAGACTTGAAGCTAAGTTTGATGACTTTACGGTCATTACAGACCAGCCGATTCGCTACAAGGGCGATGGCTCGGCGCCGAGCCCGTTTGATTACTTCCTGGCTTCCTCGGCCCTTTGTGCGGCGTATTTCGTGCGGGTTTACTGTCTTGCACGGGATATTCCTACTGACAATATCCGCCTCTCCCAGAACAACATTGTTGATCCGGAAGACCGCTACAACCAGATCTTCAAGATCCAGGTGGAGCTGCCGGAAGATATCTCCGAGAAGGACCGGCAGGGGATTCTGCGCTCCATCGACCGCTGCACCGTGAAAAAGGTGATCCAGACCGGGCCCGACTTCGAAATTGAGACGGTTGAGAACCTGGCGGAAAACGCGCAGGCGCTGTTGATGGTTT includes these proteins:
- a CDS encoding S9 family peptidase, with protein sequence MKPQIAVLAMTILATGCGKPADENKPTSPDTSALAPKVAAPVAKKVPHKMAIHGHERVDPYYWMRDDSRSDPEMLAHLEAENSYVDQIMQHTKPLQDALYEEMVGRLEKDKSSVPVQVRGYWYYSRYESDGEYPIHARKKGSLEAAEEILLNVNTLAEGESYFNVAQTAVSPNNTLLAYPEDKVGRRIYTIRFKDLNTGKLLDDQLENAEGTVVWANDNQTVFYINKDPQTLLGYQVKRHKLGTPQSEDQIVYEEKDNTFYTFISKSRDGSMVYIHHYSTLVKGVSALDADTPDGEFQPLHPLEPKHEYFVQKLGEEFFIQTNWQAENFRLMKANADTVGDKSQWEEVIPHRKNVLLEDFTTFEGRLAVVERADGQSALRIIGLSNEDDFEVGFNDPVYQLSLSRNPEVSADAVRISYSSLTTPSTIYDADLLTGDLKLLKQDKVLGDFDRSRYQAEGISITARDGKEIPVSLVYRKDLFKKDGSHPMLQYGYGSYGNTIDPVFIPSIFSLLDRGFVFSIAHIRGSQKLGRPWYEEGKMFNKKNTFTDFIDVTKGLVEQKYAASDKVFASGGSAGGLLMGAVVNMEPDLYRGITAKVPFVDVVTTMLDESIPLTVNEYDEWGNPNNKDSYDYMLSYSPYDQVKEQDYPSMLVTTGLHDSQVQYFEPMKWVAKLRDLKTDDNQLLFHTNMEAGHGGSSGRFRRNKERALEYAFYLDLLGKGQLESRAVDTKQ